Proteins encoded in a region of the Sugiyamaella lignohabitans strain CBS 10342 chromosome B, complete sequence genome:
- the KTR1 gene encoding alpha-1,2-mannosyltransferase KTR1 (Alpha-1,2-mannosyltransferase; involved in O- and N-linked protein glycosylation; type II membrane protein; member of the KRE2/MNT1 mannosyltransferase family; relocalizes from vacuole to cytoplasm upon DNA replication stress; GO_component: GO:0005794 - Golgi apparatus [Evidence IEA]; GO_component: GO:0005794 - Golgi apparatus [Evidence IDA] [PMID 8631921]; GO_component: GO:0000139 - Golgi membrane [Evidence IEA]; GO_component: GO:0000329 - fungal-type vacuole membrane [Evidence IDA] [PMID 22842922]; GO_component: GO:0016021 - integral component of membrane [Evidence IEA]; GO_component: GO:0016020 - membrane [Evidence IEA,IEA]; GO_function: GO:0000026 - alpha-1,2-mannosyltransferase activity [Evidence IDA] [PMID 9020857]; GO_function: GO:0000026 - alpha-1,2-mannosyltransferase activity [Evidence IMP] [PMID 9182588]; GO_function: GO:0000030 - mannosyltransferase activity [Evidence IEA]; GO_function: GO:0016740 - transferase activity [Evidence IEA]; GO_function: GO:0016757 - transferase activity, transferring glycosyl groups [Evidence IEA]; GO_process: GO:0097502 - mannosylation [Evidence IEA]; GO_process: GO:0006487 - protein N-linked glycosylation [Evidence IGI] [PMID 9182588]; GO_process: GO:0006493 - protein O-linked glycosylation [Evidence IGI] [PMID 9182588]; GO_process: GO:0006486 - protein glycosylation [Evidence IEA,IEA]), protein MRSARLFIALGAVFTFLFVFAVRNTDSDTFKRFTTTPVEEETTTEEGESYEQDPYVPGMTPELNSKLQKYKRANATFVTLARNEDLEHLLPSIRSIQDRFNSRYHYDWVFLNNKEFSDEFKILTSRLITGEAKYGLINESHWSYPDWIDQKKAAETRKQMKADDIIYGDNEQYRHMCRFESGFFFHHPLMQQYRYYWRVEPETNLYCDINYDVFKFMKDNDKKYGWTISITEFEATIKTLWKTTKDFLSQYPEALHENRLEKFVSFNNLDTYSLCHFWSNFEIADMEFWRGETYSKYFEHLDKAGGFFYERWGDAPVHSIAASLFLDKDDIHYFDDIGYRHPPFYHCPADQSQKGLSCACMPEKTFDWHGSSCLRDYLRAKDIKFDEEYNKKKTT, encoded by the coding sequence GACTATTTATCGCCCTGGGTGCGGTATTCACATTCCTGTTTGTGTTTGCAGTACGAAACACTGATTCCGACACGTTTAAACGATTCACAACGACgccagttgaagaagaaactaCAACTGAAGAAGGTGAATCGTATGAACAAGATCCCTATGTACCAGGTATGACGCCTGAATTGAACTCCAAACTACAAAAATACAAGCGAGCCAATGCTACTTTTGTCACTTTGGCGCGAAACGAGGATCTCGAGCACCTGTTGCCCAGTATCCGATCTATTCAAGACAGATTCAACTCGAGATACCACTACGACTGGGTAttcctcaacaacaaggAGTTCTCTGACGAGTTCAAGATTCTTACCAGCCGTCTTATTACCGGAGAAGCCAAGTACGGTCTTATTAATGAGAGTCACTGGAGTTATCCTGACTGGATTGACCAGAAAAAGGCCGCCGAGACAAGAAAGCAGATGAAGGCTGATGATATCATCTACGGAGATAACGAGCAGTACAGACACATGTGTCGATTTGAGAGcggattcttcttccacCACCCACTGATGCAACAGTACCGATACTACTGGCGTGTCGAGCCCGAGACTAACTTATACTGTGATATCAACTACGACGTGTTCAAGTTCATGAAGGACAACGACAAGAAGTATGGCTGGACCATTTCCATCACCGAGTTCGAGGCCACCATCAAGACCCTGTGGAAGACCACCAAAGATTTCCTCAGCCAGTACCCCGAAGCTCTTCACGAGAACCGACTTGAGAAGTTTGTGTCGTTCAACAACCTCGACACGTACAGTCTGTGTCACTTCTGGAGCAATTTCGAGATCGCCGACATGGAATTCTGGCGTGGCGAGACCTACTCTAAGTACTTTGAGCACCTCGACAAGGCCGGTGGGTTCTTCTATGAGCGATGGGGCGATGCGCCCGTCCACTCTATCGCTGCCTCGCTCTTCCTTGACAAAGATGATATCCACTATTTCGATGATATCGGATACCGACACCCACCTTTCTACCACTGTCCGGCCGACCAGAGCCAAAAGGGACTCAGCTGTGCCTGTATGCCCGAAAAGACCTTCGACTGGCACGGATCCAGCTGTCTCCGCGACTACCTCCGCGCCAAAGACATCAAATTCGACGAAGAGtataataaaaagaagacaACTTAG